A window of the Streptomyces luomodiensis genome harbors these coding sequences:
- a CDS encoding cytochrome P450, with translation MEFPPSELASLAVEPLMTRDFETRPAAVYSRLRARYGPVAPVDLHGVPVWLVLGYREVWEVLRDENVWKKDVQHWRWLNEGKVPSDWPHLPSYQVSHLLVQDDQRRKATRAAVEEAIAPFQDPHAPESFELAKAVSRHADELISFFADGSDSGWVDLGAQFARALPLMAVNRLFGFPVDQGDEVFMDSWRMVDGGPEAAAAVGRLVAATTELAAYKKQHPGDDLTTRLLAVEPALTVEQVGLELYAIIVIMAELVSHAITNSVLEVLAGEAGARAGLMAGPVEELVNRVHIASPPWVNLTFRFPVVDTDLGDFRLAAGDAVVPSIAAAHGDPVFATPGSQEASVSSRAHLAWGAGPHQCPGRGIADMIVTTAVGKLFERCDLELGLPVDQLPWRSSTHVRGLKSCPARFHMRMRPTPVAPPAPEAAAPTPAPEPAPAPEPATPAPAQPERPRSALWRFLASLRRG, from the coding sequence ATGGAATTCCCCCCTTCGGAGCTGGCGTCCCTGGCGGTCGAGCCGCTGATGACACGGGACTTCGAGACCCGGCCCGCCGCGGTCTACTCGCGCCTGAGAGCCCGTTACGGACCGGTGGCGCCCGTCGATCTGCACGGGGTCCCGGTGTGGCTGGTGCTCGGCTACCGCGAAGTGTGGGAGGTCCTGCGCGACGAGAACGTGTGGAAGAAGGACGTCCAGCACTGGCGGTGGCTGAACGAGGGCAAAGTCCCCTCCGACTGGCCGCATCTGCCCAGCTATCAGGTCAGCCATCTGCTGGTCCAGGACGACCAGCGGCGCAAGGCGACACGCGCCGCCGTGGAGGAGGCGATCGCCCCGTTCCAGGACCCCCATGCGCCGGAGTCCTTCGAGCTGGCGAAGGCCGTCTCCCGGCACGCCGACGAGTTGATCAGCTTCTTCGCGGACGGCAGCGACAGCGGATGGGTGGACCTGGGCGCGCAGTTCGCACGGGCGCTGCCGCTGATGGCCGTCAACCGGCTGTTCGGCTTCCCGGTCGACCAGGGCGACGAGGTCTTCATGGACTCGTGGCGCATGGTGGACGGCGGCCCGGAGGCCGCCGCGGCCGTGGGCCGGCTGGTGGCCGCGACGACCGAACTCGCCGCGTACAAGAAGCAGCACCCCGGCGACGACCTGACCACCCGGCTGCTCGCCGTCGAGCCCGCGCTGACGGTGGAGCAGGTCGGGCTGGAGCTGTACGCCATCATCGTCATCATGGCGGAGCTGGTCAGCCACGCCATCACCAACAGTGTGCTGGAGGTGCTGGCCGGGGAGGCCGGGGCGCGGGCCGGCCTGATGGCGGGGCCCGTCGAGGAGCTGGTCAACCGCGTGCACATCGCCTCGCCACCGTGGGTCAACCTCACCTTCCGCTTCCCCGTGGTCGACACCGACCTGGGAGACTTCCGGCTGGCCGCGGGCGACGCGGTCGTGCCCTCGATCGCCGCCGCGCACGGTGACCCGGTGTTCGCCACCCCCGGCAGCCAGGAGGCGTCGGTGAGCTCGCGCGCCCATCTGGCCTGGGGCGCGGGGCCGCACCAGTGCCCGGGGCGGGGCATCGCCGACATGATCGTCACCACGGCGGTGGGCAAGCTGTTCGAACGGTGCGACCTCGAACTGGGGCTGCCCGTCGACCAGTTGCCCTGGCGCTCCTCGACGCACGTACGCGGGCTGAAGTCCTGCCCCGCCCGGTTCCACATGCGGATGCGGCCGACCCCGGTGGCGCCCCCGGCCCCCGAGGCGGCCGCGCCCACCCCGGCGCCCGAACCCGCTCCGGCGCCCGAACCCGCGACGCCCGCCCCCGCCCAGCCGGAACGGCCCCGCTCCGCGCTCTGGCGCTTCCTGGCGAGCCTCCGCCGAGGCTAG
- a CDS encoding toxin, whose product MRGAKKGRSAGQDRRSQLKKLRKAGARRIAELDLPEVADVAELCRHLGEVRGRPITLVPMQMPASHPCGMWVAARDEDLIFYDANTTSAHQEHIILHELGHIICCHRGAGWLDEASARLLFPNLDPDLVRDMLLRATYDDVQEQEAEIIAYLLSQRVGGTGTRHGVPTAPKTGEAGKAGEAREAGQDATLSRIERTLI is encoded by the coding sequence GTGAGGGGCGCCAAGAAGGGGCGGTCGGCCGGTCAGGACCGGCGCAGCCAGCTCAAGAAGCTCCGGAAGGCGGGTGCGCGGCGGATCGCCGAGCTGGATCTGCCGGAGGTGGCCGATGTCGCCGAACTGTGCCGCCATCTCGGCGAGGTCCGCGGCCGCCCGATCACGCTGGTCCCGATGCAGATGCCGGCGTCGCACCCGTGCGGCATGTGGGTCGCCGCGCGCGACGAGGACCTCATCTTCTACGACGCCAACACGACCAGCGCGCATCAGGAGCACATCATCTTGCATGAGCTGGGCCACATCATCTGCTGCCATCGCGGGGCAGGCTGGCTGGACGAGGCGAGCGCCCGCCTTCTCTTCCCCAACCTCGACCCCGACCTCGTGCGTGACATGCTCCTGCGCGCGACCTACGACGACGTCCAGGAGCAGGAAGCGGAGATCATCGCCTATCTGCTCTCCCAACGGGTGGGCGGCACCGGGACACGGCATGGTGTGCCCACGGCCCCGAAGACCGGGGAAGCCGGGAAGGCCGGGGAGGCCAGGGAAGCCGGGCAGGACGCCACGCTCAGCCGGATCGAACGCACCCTGATCTGA
- a CDS encoding helix-turn-helix domain-containing protein — MSESEDRPLLAVRLDNLFKTVRPKGRHWTNAEVAEELKRSNPELKVGGVYLSQLRTGKRSNPSPDLLAALARFFGVSVAYFFDDQVAESVLSELAAIEALRQAGVRAVAMRAAGMKKENLQAITTLMDQYRQLQGLPPVTDAADDPE, encoded by the coding sequence ATGTCCGAGAGCGAGGACCGTCCCCTGCTGGCCGTGCGTCTGGACAACCTCTTCAAGACGGTTCGCCCCAAGGGCAGGCACTGGACCAACGCCGAGGTGGCGGAGGAGCTGAAGCGGTCCAACCCCGAACTCAAGGTCGGGGGCGTGTATCTGTCGCAGCTGCGGACGGGCAAGCGCTCCAATCCCTCACCGGACCTGCTGGCCGCCCTGGCGCGTTTCTTCGGCGTGTCGGTGGCCTACTTCTTCGACGACCAGGTCGCCGAGTCGGTGCTCAGCGAGCTCGCCGCCATCGAGGCGCTGCGACAGGCGGGGGTCCGCGCCGTGGCGATGCGGGCGGCCGGGATGAAGAAGGAGAACCTCCAGGCCATCACGACCCTCATGGACCAGTACCGGCAGTTGCAGGGTCTTCCGCCGGTCACCGACGCCGCGGACGACCCGGAGTGA
- a CDS encoding MAB_1171c family putative transporter, which produces MNTAKTLCFAISALSSYAALVYRLSQMRRSWRDTAYRTLVVALLLQCLTFTMGTVAMGNERFLGVGNLAILLMHLSAVAFVVSAQIILLRWATDGEDTGRKARWWLVTGVVLNALLTALFFIADGPDRPASDFNTGSGQPLVLTYLLAFMLSQAVPCVTILRQCGPYARMAGRTSLRQALRLLSVTAVLLFLYFLARVVNVLTAACGIDIGAWTLAASVFSALGIITLSLSLTISSWGASATRLLEWARGYRSYRALYPLWRDLYESSPDIVLEPPGASVSDLDYRLHRRVIEIRDGWRELRPYIDRTASGDGEADFTGGEDSRQAFAEAAQIRQALHAKRTGTIPEHNADARDFADRDTDNFAAEVLWLTKVASAYRKLGRAR; this is translated from the coding sequence GTGAACACCGCTAAGACCCTCTGCTTCGCCATATCGGCGCTCTCGTCGTACGCCGCGCTCGTCTACCGGCTGTCGCAGATGAGACGCAGCTGGCGGGACACCGCCTACCGCACACTGGTGGTCGCTCTGCTGCTCCAGTGCCTCACCTTCACGATGGGTACCGTCGCGATGGGCAACGAGCGCTTCCTGGGCGTCGGCAACCTCGCCATCCTGCTGATGCACCTGTCGGCGGTCGCCTTCGTCGTCAGCGCGCAGATCATCCTGCTGCGCTGGGCGACCGACGGTGAGGACACCGGACGGAAGGCCCGCTGGTGGCTGGTCACCGGCGTCGTCCTCAACGCGCTGCTGACGGCGCTCTTCTTCATCGCCGACGGCCCCGACCGGCCGGCCTCGGACTTCAACACCGGCAGCGGCCAGCCGCTGGTCCTCACCTACCTCCTGGCCTTCATGCTCTCCCAGGCGGTCCCGTGCGTCACCATCCTGCGCCAGTGCGGCCCCTACGCCCGTATGGCGGGCAGGACCTCGCTGCGGCAGGCCCTGCGGCTGCTCTCCGTCACCGCGGTGCTCCTGTTCCTGTACTTCCTGGCCAGGGTGGTCAACGTCCTCACCGCCGCGTGCGGGATCGACATCGGTGCCTGGACGCTCGCCGCCTCCGTCTTCAGCGCCCTGGGCATCATCACCCTCTCGCTCAGCCTGACGATCTCCTCCTGGGGGGCCTCCGCCACCAGGCTGCTGGAGTGGGCGCGCGGGTACCGGTCCTACCGGGCCCTCTACCCGCTCTGGCGGGACCTGTACGAGTCCTCCCCGGACATCGTCCTGGAGCCGCCCGGCGCTTCGGTCTCCGACCTCGACTACCGCCTCCACCGACGGGTCATCGAAATCCGCGACGGATGGCGGGAGTTACGTCCCTACATCGACCGCACCGCCAGCGGGGACGGGGAAGCGGACTTCACGGGCGGTGAAGATTCCCGGCAGGCGTTCGCCGAGGCCGCGCAGATCAGACAGGCCCTGCACGCCAAGCGCACCGGCACCATCCCGGAACACAACGCGGACGCGCGGGACTTCGCGGACCGCGACACCGACAACTTCGCCGCGGAGGTCCTGTGGCTGACGAAGGTCGCCTCCGCCTACCGCAAGCTCGGCAGGGCGCGTTGA
- a CDS encoding SAM-dependent methyltransferase, with protein MTENGFRAEQIDTSRPHPARIYDYLLGGKNNYEVDRDAGDRLVDAAPEVRLGVQANRAFLRRAVRHVVGSGVRQLLDIGTGLPSSPNVHEIAQEVASDVRVAYVDNDPIVNTYANVLLRGSALTNIALADLRDPQGIVDHPEVRRVIDFGEPVAVLLVAVVHFLTEAEQPERVVATLRDALPAGSFLVLSHATGDFADRRAAQAVYDKATAPLNLRSRAEVERFFDGFTLVEPGLAEVPFWRPDTPPPTRPGQIGYYGGVARKTG; from the coding sequence GTGACAGAGAACGGCTTCCGTGCCGAGCAGATCGACACCAGCAGGCCACATCCCGCGCGCATCTACGACTACTTGCTCGGCGGCAAGAACAACTACGAGGTGGACCGCGACGCCGGTGACCGGCTCGTCGACGCGGCACCCGAGGTGCGGCTCGGCGTCCAGGCCAACCGCGCCTTCCTGCGGCGAGCCGTGCGCCACGTGGTCGGCAGCGGCGTCCGGCAGCTCCTCGACATCGGCACCGGGCTGCCCAGCTCGCCCAATGTGCACGAGATCGCCCAGGAGGTGGCTTCGGACGTGCGCGTCGCGTACGTCGACAACGACCCGATCGTCAACACCTACGCCAATGTGCTCCTCCGCGGGTCCGCCCTGACCAATATCGCGCTCGCCGATCTGCGCGACCCGCAGGGCATCGTGGACCACCCCGAGGTCCGCCGGGTCATCGACTTCGGCGAGCCGGTCGCGGTGCTCCTCGTCGCCGTCGTCCACTTCCTCACGGAGGCGGAGCAGCCCGAGCGGGTCGTCGCCACCCTGCGCGACGCGCTGCCGGCCGGAAGCTTCCTGGTGCTCTCCCACGCCACGGGCGACTTCGCCGACCGGCGCGCGGCCCAGGCCGTGTACGACAAGGCCACCGCCCCCCTCAACCTGCGTTCCCGCGCCGAGGTCGAACGGTTCTTCGACGGCTTCACGCTGGTCGAGCCCGGTCTGGCGGAGGTCCCGTTCTGGCGCCCGGACACCCCGCCGCCGACCCGGCCCGGCCAGATCGGCTACTACGGCGGCGTGGCGCGGAAGACCGGCTGA
- a CDS encoding VC0807 family protein: MLTRNTTTEQGAERAPETAAAQTGERPAAPARSKGAAILSWAITLSLNVVAPIMTYHALRDHGWSEFAALLTSSAWLVLDSAVHLAWRRRLDEFAVVTMVFIVITAVVSLVGAHSARALLIKDSSITGLFGLLCLATLLAPRPLMFYFGRKFSTDGTDASVAWWNGLWRFEDFRRSLITMTTVWGVAYCVEAAVRIVLAFTLRTDTMVILSPVMIYSVLGSLGIWTAWYGKRSRRKGEARAKAAAAAAQS, translated from the coding sequence GTGCTCACTCGAAACACCACCACCGAGCAAGGCGCCGAGCGCGCACCGGAGACGGCGGCAGCGCAGACCGGCGAGCGCCCGGCGGCACCCGCCCGCTCCAAGGGCGCCGCCATTCTCAGCTGGGCCATCACGCTCAGCCTCAACGTCGTCGCGCCGATCATGACGTACCACGCGCTGCGCGACCACGGCTGGAGCGAATTCGCCGCACTGCTGACCAGCAGCGCCTGGCTGGTGCTGGACAGCGCCGTCCACCTTGCCTGGCGCCGCCGCCTCGATGAATTCGCCGTCGTCACCATGGTGTTCATCGTGATCACCGCGGTGGTGTCGCTCGTCGGCGCGCATTCGGCGCGCGCTCTGCTGATCAAGGACTCGTCCATCACCGGGCTGTTCGGCCTGCTGTGCCTGGCCACGCTGCTGGCGCCGCGCCCACTGATGTTCTACTTCGGGCGCAAGTTCTCCACCGACGGCACCGACGCGAGCGTCGCCTGGTGGAACGGCCTGTGGCGGTTCGAGGACTTCCGCAGGAGCCTCATCACGATGACGACGGTCTGGGGCGTGGCCTACTGCGTGGAGGCCGCGGTGCGGATCGTGCTGGCGTTCACGCTCAGAACTGACACCATGGTGATCCTGAGCCCGGTCATGATCTACAGCGTGCTCGGCAGCCTCGGCATATGGACGGCGTGGTACGGCAAGCGGTCGCGCCGCAAGGGCGAGGCGCGCGCCAAGGCCGCCGCCGCGGCCGCCCAGTCCTGA
- a CDS encoding substrate-binding and vWA domain-containing protein, which yields MRRRPHRRVVLALCLALLGTASATACGSGDEEPTTLRVLASSELRDMAPLLDDLRRDTGVELDMEYRATVDAGDGLTPGAYHHDLAWLASDRYFQLRLKESHGAADKPLATTTMLSPVVVGVKPDTARALRARAKGGQVSWADIADAAAAGSVRFGMADPKRTNSGLSALVGVATAAAGTGSALRAEDISCDRLRGFRTGQKVTAESSAELREEFIAHQDELDALITYESELLSLNAGGRLHEKLEIIYPKDGMVLSDYPLLLLDPAKRDAYDKVVAWLKSASTQQKIMERTLRRPLGPQVRRDPRLRADIGNALYFPDQRAVVDQLVEDYGDPRSPTPNHVIFLLDFSTSMRGARVAALRSAFAGLSGADTSATGKFVRFYQGERITVMRFGGRVLAERDVTVGGRRDLRSVDSFVAADGFDDSTAIWSALDHAYRKASGIVRDHPGQPVSIVLMTDGENTSGITFEEFRRRYAARAETVRSIPTFPLRLGAADTAELTRAARTTGGRVVDAGARSLPDAFKEIRGC from the coding sequence ATGAGGCGGCGTCCGCACCGCCGGGTGGTTCTCGCGCTCTGTCTGGCCCTGCTCGGCACGGCCAGCGCCACCGCCTGCGGCTCCGGTGACGAGGAGCCCACCACCCTGCGGGTGCTGGCGAGTTCGGAGCTGCGGGACATGGCGCCGCTCCTGGACGACCTGCGCCGGGACACCGGGGTGGAGTTGGACATGGAGTACCGGGCCACCGTGGACGCCGGGGACGGGCTGACCCCCGGTGCGTACCACCACGATCTCGCCTGGCTCGCCTCCGACCGCTACTTCCAGCTCAGGCTCAAGGAGTCCCACGGCGCGGCCGACAAGCCGCTCGCCACCACCACCATGCTCTCCCCGGTGGTCGTCGGCGTGAAGCCGGACACCGCCAGGGCCCTGCGCGCGCGGGCCAAGGGCGGTCAGGTGTCCTGGGCGGACATCGCCGACGCCGCCGCCGCGGGCTCGGTGCGCTTCGGCATGGCCGACCCCAAGCGCACCAACAGCGGCCTCTCCGCGCTCGTCGGCGTCGCGACCGCCGCGGCCGGGACCGGCAGCGCGCTGCGCGCCGAGGACATCTCCTGTGACCGGCTGCGTGGCTTCCGTACCGGCCAGAAGGTCACCGCGGAGAGCAGCGCGGAGCTGCGCGAGGAGTTCATCGCCCACCAGGACGAGCTGGACGCCCTGATCACCTACGAATCGGAGCTGCTGTCGCTCAACGCCGGCGGCAGGCTCCACGAAAAGCTGGAGATCATCTACCCGAAGGACGGCATGGTGCTGTCCGACTACCCGCTGCTCCTGCTCGACCCGGCCAAGCGCGACGCGTACGACAAGGTGGTGGCCTGGCTGAAGAGCGCGTCCACCCAGCAGAAAATCATGGAACGCACACTGCGCCGGCCACTCGGCCCCCAGGTGCGCAGGGACCCCCGGCTGCGGGCCGACATCGGCAACGCGCTGTACTTCCCGGACCAGCGGGCGGTCGTGGACCAACTGGTCGAGGACTACGGCGACCCCCGGTCGCCCACCCCGAACCACGTGATCTTCCTCCTCGACTTCTCCACCTCGATGCGGGGCGCCCGGGTGGCCGCGCTGCGCTCGGCGTTCGCCGGGCTCAGCGGCGCCGACACCTCCGCCACGGGGAAGTTCGTGCGGTTCTACCAGGGCGAGCGGATCACCGTCATGCGCTTCGGCGGCCGCGTCCTCGCCGAGCGCGACGTCACCGTCGGCGGGCGGCGGGACCTGCGGTCCGTGGACTCCTTCGTCGCGGCGGACGGCTTCGACGACTCCACCGCCATCTGGTCCGCGCTCGACCACGCCTACCGGAAGGCGTCCGGCATCGTCCGCGACCACCCCGGGCAGCCGGTCTCGATCGTCCTCATGACCGACGGTGAGAACACCTCCGGCATCACCTTCGAGGAGTTCCGGCGACGGTACGCGGCACGGGCGGAGACGGTCCGTTCCATCCCCACCTTCCCGCTCCGCCTCGGCGCGGCGGACACCGCGGAGCTGACCCGGGCGGCGCGTACGACCGGCGGGCGCGTGGTGGACGCGGGCGCCCGTTCCCTCCCCGACGCCTTCAAGGAGATCCGTGGCTGTTGA
- a CDS encoding M48 family metallopeptidase, whose amino-acid sequence MSAPAARVDERVLSAGTTPRFVLLMVLVLVASLTALDDVNYVLSYAFRPEGNALGGLGCFFAAGVDPIGDRQANQLALKRPGVPEALDACMDRFEHRLPGWPVLLELALLIAAVGVLHWALPRWKGRRGKVVPLDQRVDPAGEVRHLIDELVATAGLARSPRVVIDPAAHTPSAVVFGRWPHYTICLHGGLLARRPADPAGFRGVVLHELAHIRNRDVDITYGTVALWRVFLAVPLPANLLIAAAYFRRDFLRESSTAFAASSRPSTVYELLQAGFLIALVYLARADVLRTREFYADIDAAKWGADPRVWSHRAGAPPDAGRVRHALGAFAGLWRTHPDWTRRHQAVADPVRLFDVPRLPMFLTGAAAIIVSGWAGTSATLGQGDLPGWAEWGCALLGAGLAAVVVGTILWRAAVHAVLSGRRGPSGIRAGVWFGAGLVTGEVVLGRAADRWLPARPWFLLILLLIGVVICWWTAQHAELWARTWRGRTLGPVVLLGLVATGLVFGLWFSWWQSDGYTWVQGRSIVNREGLLTVYATWYPGLAEADSGALRTVLAVSWVAGRLGTDQFVISSEQLLMWVAGVLWLLPLLTCLWHRTPAAPRWARGDGVRPGRGLPVRRIVRCGVGGGVLALCALIVAKVCVHHVVRPGPGRPAVATLSDSVAVLVALIGAMVVAAWVAGAGDRTYRLLTGLVTAGVTALLGLLWSFLLASADGCLGRLDIAYDTCGWRPHEGWTSTVDPGLGVLGLGMFTVAAAMLVLAGLPRRRPAPPAEVPDTAAGRRRFLVAAVWGVALAFASTSELALTEVSSVTPDGTTPSRVRVPAATSPRIHTVRVLAWLRYGGSEHLDGIGHEENTFTTAATRASDYGAVVARVRPICQDIERRVADARHYFPVPDEKGHRYWTTFLDQSERAALTCQKAIDSHDVEMYRMSGEQMQQTYFSHRTLYDWLQSHRG is encoded by the coding sequence GTGTCCGCGCCGGCCGCACGCGTCGACGAACGCGTCCTCAGCGCGGGGACCACACCCCGTTTCGTGCTGCTGATGGTGCTGGTCCTGGTGGCGAGCCTGACGGCGCTCGACGATGTCAACTATGTCCTGTCCTACGCGTTCAGGCCCGAGGGGAACGCCCTCGGCGGCCTCGGGTGCTTCTTCGCCGCGGGCGTCGACCCCATCGGTGACCGCCAGGCGAACCAACTGGCGTTGAAGCGCCCAGGGGTCCCGGAAGCGCTGGACGCGTGCATGGACCGCTTCGAGCACCGCTTGCCCGGGTGGCCGGTGCTGCTGGAACTGGCCCTGCTGATCGCCGCCGTAGGGGTCCTGCACTGGGCGCTGCCGCGCTGGAAAGGCCGGCGTGGCAAGGTCGTACCGCTCGACCAGCGGGTCGATCCGGCCGGCGAGGTGCGTCACCTCATCGACGAACTGGTCGCCACCGCCGGCCTGGCCCGCTCCCCACGGGTCGTCATCGACCCGGCCGCGCACACGCCCAGCGCGGTCGTGTTCGGGCGGTGGCCCCACTACACGATCTGTCTGCACGGTGGGCTGCTCGCACGCCGGCCGGCCGACCCCGCCGGTTTCCGCGGAGTGGTGCTGCACGAACTCGCCCATATCCGCAACCGCGATGTTGACATCACCTACGGCACCGTGGCCCTGTGGCGGGTGTTCCTCGCCGTGCCGCTGCCGGCCAACCTGCTGATCGCCGCCGCCTACTTCCGGCGGGACTTCCTGCGGGAATCGTCCACGGCCTTCGCGGCGTCCAGCCGCCCGAGCACCGTCTACGAACTGCTCCAGGCCGGTTTCCTGATCGCGCTGGTGTACCTGGCGCGCGCCGACGTGCTGCGCACCAGGGAGTTCTACGCCGATATCGACGCCGCGAAGTGGGGGGCCGACCCACGGGTGTGGAGCCACCGCGCCGGGGCGCCGCCGGACGCCGGCCGGGTCAGGCACGCGCTGGGGGCGTTCGCCGGTCTGTGGCGCACCCATCCGGACTGGACGCGGCGGCACCAGGCGGTGGCCGACCCCGTGCGCCTGTTCGACGTCCCACGCCTGCCCATGTTCCTGACCGGTGCGGCGGCGATCATCGTCTCCGGCTGGGCGGGCACCTCGGCCACCCTGGGCCAGGGCGATCTGCCCGGATGGGCGGAGTGGGGCTGCGCGTTGCTCGGGGCGGGGCTGGCGGCCGTGGTCGTGGGCACCATCCTGTGGCGGGCCGCCGTCCACGCGGTGCTCTCCGGCCGGCGCGGCCCGTCCGGGATACGGGCCGGTGTGTGGTTCGGGGCGGGCCTGGTGACCGGTGAGGTGGTGCTCGGCCGCGCCGCCGACCGCTGGCTCCCCGCGCGACCGTGGTTCCTGCTGATACTGCTCCTCATCGGCGTCGTGATCTGCTGGTGGACGGCTCAGCACGCCGAACTGTGGGCCCGGACCTGGCGTGGCCGGACACTGGGCCCCGTTGTGCTGCTGGGCCTGGTGGCCACGGGGCTCGTGTTCGGGCTGTGGTTCTCGTGGTGGCAGTCGGACGGGTACACGTGGGTGCAGGGCCGCTCGATCGTCAACCGCGAGGGCCTGCTCACGGTGTACGCCACGTGGTACCCCGGACTGGCCGAGGCCGACTCCGGCGCCCTGCGCACGGTGCTGGCGGTGAGCTGGGTGGCCGGCCGGCTGGGCACCGACCAGTTCGTGATCTCCTCGGAGCAGCTCCTGATGTGGGTGGCGGGGGTGCTGTGGCTGCTGCCGCTGCTGACGTGCCTGTGGCACCGGACCCCGGCGGCACCCCGCTGGGCACGGGGGGATGGTGTGCGACCGGGCCGGGGGCTGCCGGTGCGCCGGATCGTGCGCTGCGGCGTCGGCGGTGGGGTGCTGGCCCTGTGCGCGCTGATCGTGGCCAAGGTGTGCGTGCACCATGTGGTGCGGCCGGGCCCTGGCCGGCCGGCCGTCGCCACCCTCTCCGACTCCGTGGCGGTGCTGGTGGCGCTGATCGGGGCGATGGTCGTCGCGGCGTGGGTGGCCGGCGCCGGGGACCGTACCTACCGGCTGCTGACCGGACTGGTCACGGCGGGCGTCACCGCGCTGCTGGGGCTTTTGTGGAGCTTCCTGCTGGCCTCCGCGGACGGCTGTCTGGGACGGCTCGACATCGCCTATGACACCTGCGGATGGCGCCCCCACGAGGGCTGGACGAGCACCGTGGACCCCGGGCTCGGCGTTCTGGGACTGGGGATGTTCACCGTCGCGGCGGCCATGCTGGTCCTCGCGGGCCTCCCCCGCCGCCGCCCCGCGCCGCCGGCGGAGGTGCCGGACACCGCGGCCGGACGCCGTCGCTTCCTGGTGGCCGCCGTCTGGGGCGTGGCGCTCGCCTTCGCCTCGACCAGTGAACTCGCCCTGACCGAGGTCTCCTCGGTGACACCCGACGGCACCACGCCGTCCCGGGTGCGGGTCCCCGCGGCCACCTCACCACGCATCCACACGGTGCGCGTGCTCGCGTGGCTGAGGTACGGCGGCAGCGAACACCTGGACGGCATCGGCCACGAGGAGAACACCTTCACCACCGCCGCGACGCGAGCCTCCGACTACGGGGCGGTCGTCGCCCGGGTACGCCCGATCTGCCAGGACATCGAGCGCCGCGTCGCGGACGCCCGCCACTACTTCCCCGTACCCGATGAGAAGGGCCATCGGTACTGGACCACGTTCCTGGACCAGTCCGAGCGGGCCGCCCTCACCTGTCAAAAGGCCATCGACTCGCACGATGTCGAGATGTACCGGATGTCGGGAGAGCAGATGCAGCAGACGTACTTCTCCCACCGGACGCTCTACGACTGGCTCCAGAGCCATCGTGGGTGA